A window of Diabrotica virgifera virgifera chromosome 9, PGI_DIABVI_V3a contains these coding sequences:
- the LOC126892423 gene encoding 2-iminobutanoate/2-iminopropanoate deaminase-like: protein MTTKKVICTPFAPGPVNNAPYSQAILIDSKTLYVSGTLGLSVKTGKLVDGGFDNEMQQAMKNLEAILRAGNSSFDKLIKVNIFLEDMNNFFQMNEIYRTYVKKNFPARCVVQAARLPINAKVEIEAIAISGDLAPSECTC from the exons atGACAACAAAAAAGGTAATTTGTACTCCGTTTGCTCCCGGTCCAGTAAATAATGCTCCTTATag CCAGGCCATTTTGATTGATTCAAAAACGTTATACGTGTCGGGAACCCTTGGACTTTCGGTTAAGACCGGAAAACTGGTGGATGGAGGATTTGACAATGAGATGCAACAAGCGATGAAAAATTTGGAGGCGATACTCAGAGCTGGCAATTCGTCTTTCGATAAGTTGATTAAGGTGAACATATTTTTAGAAGACatgaataacttttttcagaTGAACGAAATCTATAGAACAT ATGTTAAGAAAAATTTTCCTGCTCGATGTGTTGTACAAGCTGCCAGACTGCCGATAAATGCCAAAGTCGAAATTGAAGCCATAGCGATCTCAGGAGATTTAGCTCCGTCTGAATGTACATGTTAG